In the Sebastes fasciatus isolate fSebFas1 chromosome 20, fSebFas1.pri, whole genome shotgun sequence genome, one interval contains:
- the LOC141759045 gene encoding neoverrucotoxin subunit alpha-like produces the protein MGSDLMAVAALGRPFTLGMLYDARREDLIPGSTLWDDATLQEKTTETSQKSSAFEISTSDSIESKSSLLDVDGSLKASFLSGLIENEGYAKYLNDHKKYKNQSRVTCRYKATTSFKQLSMVDLQTLKPHQTEVIEKGLATHVVTGILYGANAFFVFDSEKLEASSVQDIQVSMKAVIKKIPKFNVEAKAGIKLSDEEKSLTEKCSCKFFGDFILDSNPTTYRDAVKTFADLPKRLGEKGEKAVPLKVWLMPLKNLYPKAAKLKCGISVGIVRKMQDALEGLREMQMRCNDSLEDTVVEDFPMIREELSTFQKLCSDYTSHLQQNMAKKLPSIRDGKKDESSLRQLFEDRDKTPFSPEKLSKWLDQKEREINVIRSCVDAMEGTKIVLSQSELDREALAPGVEHTLCFVFTSMARGDTYLDVMADYLGSPKLGSTYEGQWYSSPEVVTKMKEKAKAFHELAKAQKHNKRLRFLIAVITNEKHTGATIYHYKDGNLVSEDFSKPSKPDVPPGQITDKRDLFWCKSFFMHFLGKNLPY, from the exons ATGGGCTCAGATCTCATGGCCGTTGCTGCCCTGGGTCGACCTTTCACCCTAGGAATGCTCTATGATGCTCGGAGGGAGGACCTGATCCCAG GTTCGACGTTGTGGGATGATGCAACTCTACAAGAGAAGACAACTGAAACCTCTCAGAAAAGCAGTGCATTTGAAATTTCTACATCTGACTCCATTGAATCCAAGTCCTCTTTGCTGGATGTTGATGGTTCTCTGAAGGCCAGTTTCCTGAGTGGACTGATTGAAAACGAAGGATATGCCAAGTATCTGAATGATCATAAGAAATACaagaatcagagcagagtgacgTGTCGGTACAAAGCTACTACCAGCTTCAAACAGCTGTCAATGGTTGACCTCCAAACCTTAAAACCCCACCAAACGGAGGTTATTGAGAAGGGCTTGGCAACACATGTAGTCACAGGCATCCTTTATGGGGCAAatgctttctttgtgtttgaCAGTGAGAAGTTGGAAGCCAGCAGCGTTCAGGACATCCAGGTcagcatgaaagctgtgataaAGAAGATCCCCAAATTTAATGTTGAGGCAAAAGCTGGCATCAAGCTGTCTGATGAAGAAAAATCCCTGACTGAGAAATGTTCCTGCAAATTCTTCGGAGACTTCATTCTTGACAGCAACCCTACAACATATAGAGATGCAGTGAAGACCTTCGCAGACCTTCCAAAGCGACTTGGAGAAAAGGGAGAGAAGGCTGTTCCACTGAAGGTCTGGCTGATGCCACTGAAGAATTTGTATCCCAAAGCTGCCAAGCTGAAGTGTGGGATCAGCGTTGGAATAGTGAGGAAGATGCAGGATGCTCTAGAAGGTTTAAGGGAAATGCAAATGAGATGCAACGATTCTCTGGAAGACACAGTGGTAGAGGATTTTCCAATGATTCGAGAAGAGTTGAGCACTTTCCAAAAATTGTGCAGTGACTATACATCTCACCTCCAGCAGAACATGGCAAAGAAACTTCCCTCCATCCGTGATGGTAAAAAAGATGAGAGCTCACTGAGACAACTCTTTGAAGACCGAGACAAGACACCATTCAGTCCTGAAAAACTGAGCAAGTGGCTggatcagaaagagagagaaatcaacGTCATCAGATCCTGTGTAGATGCCATGGAGGGAACAAAGATCGTCCTAAGTCAGTCCGAGCTGGACAGAGAGGCTCTTGCTCCAGGTGTAGAGCAtactctgtgctttgttttcaCCTCCATGGCAAGGGGTGATACCTACCTTGATGTGATGGCCGACTACTTGGGCTCACCTAAATTAGGAAGTACCTATGAAGGCCAGTGGTACTCCTCACCTGAAGTTGTAaccaaaatgaaagaaaaagccAAAGCTTTCCATGAGCTTGCCAAAGCACAGAAGCACAACAAGAGGTTGCGTTTCCTCATAGCAGTTATAACAAATGAGAAACACACAGGAGCAACCATCTACCATTACAAGGACGGCAATCTGGTCAGTGAAGATTTTTCAAAGCCTTCAAAGCCTGACGTCCCTCCTGGGCAGATCACAGACAAAAGAGATCTGTTCTGGtgtaagtcatttttcatgcattttttagGCAAAAATCTGCCGTACTAA